The Metabacillus litoralis genome contains a region encoding:
- a CDS encoding AEC family transporter, which yields MEFILVVLPAFIILAIGYIGQKKIKIDRKSVSVTALYLMYPFLAFRTFYTNELTVEYLYILLFCLSLCFSLLIIVLTVSRLRKLGQTKTSAVILSGVFMNSGNYGTPIILFAFGSVGFDYAVIMMVIQSILMNTIGLYYAAKGSAETSGMKDSLMRIVKMPILYGALIGIIVQLSTFKVPEFLMRSVDMIADATIPTIMLVLGMQLASLSRSAVKLRSISGIIILRVVISPILAYIIVMFLPIEGQLEKILIVLSAMPTAANTTMFALQFNTDPDFVSFSTLVTTVLSIITVPLMLLLVS from the coding sequence ATGGAATTTATCTTGGTTGTGTTGCCAGCCTTTATTATTCTAGCAATAGGATATATTGGGCAAAAAAAGATAAAAATTGACCGCAAGTCTGTTTCGGTTACTGCCCTCTATTTAATGTACCCTTTTTTAGCATTTCGAACATTTTATACAAATGAACTAACAGTGGAATACCTTTATATTCTCTTGTTTTGTCTTTCGCTTTGCTTTAGTTTGTTAATTATAGTATTAACCGTATCAAGGCTAAGAAAGTTAGGACAAACGAAAACATCTGCTGTCATTTTATCAGGTGTATTTATGAATAGCGGGAACTATGGAACACCGATCATTTTGTTTGCCTTTGGAAGTGTAGGCTTTGATTATGCCGTTATTATGATGGTTATTCAATCGATATTGATGAATACAATTGGCCTCTACTATGCTGCGAAAGGCAGTGCGGAAACAAGTGGTATGAAGGATTCATTGATGAGAATTGTTAAGATGCCGATTCTTTATGGAGCACTAATAGGGATAATTGTACAACTAAGTACTTTTAAGGTTCCTGAATTTCTAATGAGATCTGTTGATATGATAGCAGATGCAACTATTCCAACCATTATGCTCGTATTGGGTATGCAATTAGCATCGCTAAGTCGCTCAGCTGTCAAATTAAGAAGTATTAGTGGGATTATTATCTTGAGAGTTGTGATATCGCCTATATTGGCCTATATCATTGTTATGTTCCTTCCAATAGAAGGGCAATTAGAGAAGATATTAATTGTACTTTCTGCCATGCCTACTGCCGCGAATACAACGATGTTTGCTTTACAATTCAATACCGATCCGGATTTTGTGTCATTTAGTACATTAGTGACAACTGTATTAAGCATCATAACAGTTCCATTGATGCTTTTGCTTGTATCGTAG
- a CDS encoding DeoR/GlpR family DNA-binding transcription regulator: MFQEERLRSILAHLKISKRISIEEICELFDVSRDTARRDLVKLEEDKSIIRTRGGAILPSPKHEIKDYVNRLSMVSEEKRQIGKKAASIIQPGDYIILDTSTTVQACAEQMEDVKCTVITNSINLADILIKNSQAHIQLLGGELHKEHRYLYGSSVIEKLSYYHVDKAFVGCAGISVNGVTVAHEEDGKVMQKMIQQAEQVILLADHTKIGITGYFRCAELKEIDLLITDREPNEEFQDLLDTHGVEIFITSHNEEGEILND; encoded by the coding sequence ATGTTCCAAGAAGAACGATTAAGATCAATCCTTGCACACCTAAAAATATCCAAGCGCATTTCAATTGAAGAAATATGCGAGTTGTTTGACGTATCTAGAGACACAGCCAGACGAGATCTTGTGAAATTAGAAGAAGATAAATCTATTATCCGTACTCGGGGTGGTGCCATCCTCCCTTCACCTAAACATGAAATCAAAGATTACGTTAATCGTTTAAGCATGGTATCAGAAGAAAAAAGACAAATTGGCAAAAAAGCAGCATCTATTATTCAACCTGGCGACTACATTATTCTTGACACTTCAACAACTGTTCAGGCATGTGCTGAGCAGATGGAAGATGTAAAATGCACGGTTATTACAAACTCAATTAATCTGGCAGACATTCTAATTAAAAATTCACAAGCACATATTCAACTGCTTGGAGGCGAACTTCATAAAGAACACCGCTATTTATATGGAAGTTCTGTGATCGAAAAACTATCTTATTACCATGTTGATAAGGCCTTTGTAGGTTGTGCCGGAATATCTGTGAATGGTGTAACAGTAGCTCATGAGGAAGATGGGAAAGTGATGCAAAAAATGATTCAGCAAGCTGAGCAGGTTATTTTACTAGCAGATCATACGAAAATTGGTATTACGGGCTATTTTCGATGTGCAGAACTAAAAGAAATTGATTTACTAATCACTGATCGTGAACCGAATGAAGAATTTCAAGATTTATTAGATACTCATGGAGTGGAAATATTCATTACTTCTCATAATGAGGAAGGGGAAATACTTAATGACTAG
- a CDS encoding alpha/beta hydrolase: MLSIYEENFSVTTDVTLRGTLAIPEASEEKYPAIVIINGSGGADRDGNMKKPAIRANLYKDLAHYLTQLGFISLRYDKRSVGESEGDPIKSGMMDLVKDVRRMVQFLKSHPKVDPTKVILLGHSEGCILATIAQQETPVAGMVLIAGAATSIKEPMMYQNLIILDEIQKLKGLKGTLLRYLLTEEKLRKQLDDLFQKMTMSEGDTLRYKLKKTPARWFREHFSYSSEAIVEILGECECPILAITGDKDVQADCNDLNRIKQLEKPNAKTVVIKNMDHMLKEFKGEKTVLNLMKQYKQEAKDPIHPQLKIELGNWVTEQYL, encoded by the coding sequence ATGCTTTCTATATATGAAGAAAATTTTAGTGTTACAACCGATGTTACTTTAAGAGGTACTTTAGCTATTCCAGAAGCAAGTGAAGAGAAATATCCAGCGATCGTTATAATAAATGGCTCTGGCGGGGCTGATCGTGATGGGAACATGAAAAAACCTGCAATTAGAGCAAACTTATATAAAGATTTGGCACATTATTTAACACAGCTAGGGTTTATTTCGCTAAGATATGATAAAAGGTCTGTTGGTGAAAGTGAGGGGGACCCAATTAAGTCAGGAATGATGGACTTAGTTAAAGATGTCAGAAGGATGGTTCAATTCCTAAAATCACATCCTAAAGTTGATCCAACAAAGGTCATTTTACTCGGACACAGTGAGGGGTGTATTTTAGCAACAATTGCCCAGCAAGAAACCCCTGTTGCCGGAATGGTTTTAATAGCAGGGGCTGCTACCAGTATAAAGGAGCCAATGATGTATCAAAATCTTATCATTCTTGATGAAATACAAAAGTTAAAAGGTTTAAAAGGAACTTTGTTAAGGTATTTATTAACTGAAGAAAAATTGAGAAAACAGTTAGATGATCTCTTTCAGAAAATGACAATGTCAGAAGGAGATACACTAAGATATAAACTGAAAAAAACTCCTGCTAGGTGGTTTAGAGAGCATTTTTCATATTCAAGTGAAGCAATAGTGGAAATATTAGGTGAGTGTGAGTGTCCAATCTTAGCCATAACTGGTGATAAAGATGTTCAGGCGGATTGCAATGATTTAAACAGAATTAAACAACTTGAAAAACCTAATGCAAAGACCGTTGTTATAAAGAATATGGATCATATGCTAAAGGAGTTTAAAGGAGAAAAAACAGTTTTAAACTTAATGAAGCAATACAAACAAGAAGCAAAAGACCCTATTCACCCACAATTAAAAATAGAGTTGGGAAATTGGGTAACGGAGCAATATTTATAG
- a CDS encoding 2-hydroxycarboxylate transporter family protein, producing MESTAKKLSFDENIEELKAKPKLKIFNTPILWFALFGVITLISMYTGSLPGGMIGSLLVMIILGEAFGWLGDRTPIVKTFLGGGAIVAIFGSAYMVYSGLLPETITTSVTDFMKTGGFLDFYIAALITGSILGMNSKILVKVGLRYFLPIFGAVIGAIIIAGLFGSLVGFSLQDAILVITMPIMGGGMGAGAVPMSQIYSEMLGNEPSYYISMLVPALALGNVFAIVLASVLDMVGRRFPSLSGNGQLIKGFTYEKTKQKYDIEVMGVGLLAALTFFTLGNVLGDFVPLHPYAIMIILVAVAKVANIIPKIVLDGASQWYQFVASNWTFALLFGIGVAYTDLNTVLEALSFQYILTVFGVVLGAIIGAGLLGKLVGFYPIEAAITAGLCMANMGGTGDVAVLSAAKRMELMPFAQISSRLGGALILLLSGLIIPLLV from the coding sequence ATGGAATCAACAGCTAAGAAGCTATCATTTGATGAAAATATTGAAGAATTGAAAGCGAAACCAAAATTAAAAATATTTAATACACCAATTTTATGGTTTGCTTTATTTGGTGTGATTACGTTGATTAGCATGTATACAGGTAGTTTACCAGGAGGTATGATTGGTAGTTTGCTTGTTATGATTATATTAGGTGAAGCTTTTGGGTGGTTAGGTGATCGTACACCAATCGTTAAAACCTTTCTTGGCGGTGGGGCAATTGTCGCAATCTTTGGTTCTGCGTATATGGTCTACAGCGGACTTCTACCAGAAACCATTACAACTTCGGTAACTGATTTTATGAAAACAGGTGGATTTCTAGATTTCTATATTGCCGCATTAATTACGGGTAGTATTTTGGGGATGAATTCTAAAATACTAGTCAAGGTTGGATTACGCTATTTCTTGCCGATCTTTGGGGCTGTAATTGGGGCAATTATTATTGCAGGTCTTTTCGGTTCACTTGTTGGTTTTTCACTTCAAGATGCTATCTTAGTTATAACGATGCCTATAATGGGTGGCGGAATGGGGGCAGGTGCTGTTCCGATGAGTCAAATTTACTCTGAAATGTTGGGGAATGAACCAAGCTATTACATTTCAATGCTTGTACCTGCTCTAGCATTAGGAAATGTGTTTGCGATAGTCCTTGCTAGTGTTCTAGATATGGTGGGAAGAAGATTTCCATCTTTATCAGGAAATGGTCAATTAATTAAAGGATTTACGTACGAAAAAACAAAGCAAAAATATGATATTGAAGTAATGGGTGTTGGTCTACTAGCAGCTTTAACATTCTTTACGCTCGGAAATGTTTTGGGAGACTTTGTTCCATTACATCCATATGCAATTATGATTATTTTAGTAGCTGTTGCAAAAGTGGCTAATATCATCCCGAAAATTGTTCTTGATGGTGCTAGTCAATGGTATCAATTTGTGGCTAGTAACTGGACCTTTGCTCTATTATTCGGTATCGGTGTGGCCTACACAGATTTAAATACTGTGCTTGAAGCGTTATCATTCCAATACATTTTAACCGTTTTTGGTGTTGTTTTAGGGGCAATTATTGGAGCTGGTCTTTTAGGTAAATTAGTTGGATTCTATCCAATTGAAGCTGCAATTACAGCTGGATTATGTATGGCAAATATGGGTGGAACAGGCGATGTGGCTGTATTGTCAGCAGCAAAACGTATGGAATTAATGCCGTTTGCACAAATCTCTTCTAGATTAGGTGGGGCTTTGATATTACTACTTTCTGGCTTAATTATTCCACTTCTTGTATAG
- the dcuS gene encoding DcuS/MalK family sensor histidine kinase: protein MIKQKYKLSTIIILFVCLVVLLSLLLTDLLISQTVSKTIRENQEEKAKIVSRTVAKSVIVKNGLVNNQPYSREIQDYTVDIQKAADVMFVVVMDMNAVRKSHPNPDLIGKKFKGGDEKAVLNGKEHVSVSEGTLGQSLRAFTPIYNHEQEQIGAVAVGISLNNVEQALERGHRTIIIASIIGVLVGILGAILLARYIKKILFGLEPFAIAKIHEERNTMLQSVHEGIIAVDNEANITLVNRSALQIFKNTGLPAQPVGMKISEYLPSSNLDRVLKTGKAEQDVELTINGVSILVNRAPLIVNDQIVGAISTFRDKTEINQLAEQLTGVRTYADALRAQSHEFMNRLHVILGMIKMESYEELRKFIAQVVNHGAHEVGQVTKNMKDPALAGFLLGKLSFARENKVEMIIDCDTLIPEPDDPRITHELITVIGNLVDNAIEAMAHLDNKILQVKFHYEDSSLQIKIRDSGPGLHKDQFPHLFTKGYSTKGDNRGFGLYLVNKSVEYLEGTLQINLSIKTGAEFIVQVPYKGRESTSD, encoded by the coding sequence ATGATAAAGCAAAAATATAAACTAAGTACAATCATTATTTTGTTCGTTTGTTTAGTCGTGCTTCTTTCGCTGCTCCTTACTGATTTGTTAATAAGTCAAACAGTAAGCAAGACAATACGAGAAAATCAAGAAGAAAAAGCAAAGATTGTTTCAAGAACAGTTGCAAAATCTGTAATTGTGAAAAATGGACTAGTAAATAACCAACCTTATTCGAGGGAGATTCAAGATTACACTGTTGATATTCAGAAAGCAGCAGATGTTATGTTTGTTGTCGTAATGGATATGAATGCAGTAAGAAAATCACACCCTAACCCTGATTTAATTGGGAAGAAATTTAAAGGGGGAGATGAGAAGGCTGTTCTTAATGGTAAAGAGCATGTTTCCGTTTCAGAAGGGACGTTGGGACAATCATTAAGAGCTTTTACACCTATATATAATCATGAACAAGAACAAATAGGGGCAGTTGCTGTTGGGATCTCATTGAATAATGTGGAACAAGCTTTAGAAAGAGGGCATCGTACCATCATAATTGCCTCAATTATTGGTGTTTTAGTTGGTATTTTAGGTGCAATATTGTTAGCTAGATATATAAAAAAGATCTTATTTGGTCTTGAACCATTTGCCATTGCAAAAATACATGAAGAAAGAAATACAATGCTGCAATCTGTTCATGAGGGTATTATTGCGGTTGATAATGAGGCGAATATTACTCTAGTAAATAGATCGGCTTTACAAATTTTCAAAAACACTGGTCTACCAGCACAGCCTGTTGGGATGAAGATATCAGAGTATTTACCATCCTCAAACTTGGATCGCGTTCTTAAAACGGGAAAAGCAGAGCAAGATGTTGAGTTAACGATAAATGGGGTTTCCATATTGGTTAATAGAGCACCCCTAATAGTAAACGATCAAATTGTTGGAGCTATTTCCACCTTTAGAGATAAAACGGAGATCAATCAATTAGCTGAACAATTAACAGGGGTTCGTACCTATGCAGATGCATTAAGAGCTCAATCTCATGAATTTATGAACAGACTTCATGTTATTCTAGGTATGATTAAAATGGAAAGCTATGAAGAGCTAAGGAAGTTCATTGCTCAGGTTGTTAATCATGGTGCACATGAGGTCGGGCAAGTGACTAAAAATATGAAAGATCCAGCACTAGCAGGTTTTTTACTTGGGAAGCTTAGCTTTGCAAGGGAAAATAAAGTAGAAATGATCATTGATTGTGATACGCTTATTCCTGAACCGGATGATCCAAGAATTACCCATGAATTAATTACGGTTATTGGCAATTTAGTTGATAATGCTATTGAAGCGATGGCTCATCTTGATAATAAAATCTTGCAGGTTAAATTTCATTATGAAGACTCTTCTTTACAAATAAAAATTAGGGATTCAGGTCCTGGACTTCATAAGGATCAATTTCCGCATCTATTTACGAAGGGGTACTCCACAAAGGGAGATAATCGTGGGTTTGGATTATATTTAGTAAACAAAAGTGTGGAATATTTAGAAGGAACACTTCAAATTAATTTAAGTATCAAAACAGGAGCGGAATTTATTGTTCAAGTTCCTTATAAAGGAAGGGAATCAACGAGTGATTAA
- a CDS encoding BMP family ABC transporter substrate-binding protein, which yields MQQSKQLKMIGILTLIVGIIIIGTILFKTKGIISDAAANYFVGNTKVSIITSDVLVDQSWGSLAYKGKLKIEEMFPVDVTLYSEIDTEKRMKKTIETAVKEGSKLIIGHGREFSDVFTEVAEQNPDIHFITIHGESKYPNQSVYTFDQGEIEYFAALASSLVTKSNKIALIDAFDAREKNPEFENGLKYYKPEATFYYRYVDSRDDGEKAVQIFRELINEGVDVVYSKGNSYNREIINLAKKENIHVIGYLDDQSYMGKDHVVTSVLNDVSQAYVAIMEDYFSEDGIPHGKVMLGANHGVYGLAPFGPMLTEEEKEMIKKEMEKYEKGKLVFP from the coding sequence ATGCAACAATCGAAACAACTTAAGATGATAGGCATATTAACATTGATTGTTGGAATCATCATTATAGGGACTATTTTATTTAAAACAAAGGGAATTATTTCTGATGCTGCTGCAAATTATTTTGTTGGCAACACAAAAGTATCCATTATAACATCGGATGTTCTCGTAGATCAAAGTTGGGGAAGTTTGGCGTATAAAGGAAAACTGAAGATTGAAGAGATGTTTCCTGTTGATGTAACACTTTATAGTGAGATAGATACAGAAAAACGCATGAAAAAAACGATTGAAACAGCAGTAAAAGAGGGTTCAAAGCTAATTATCGGACATGGTCGTGAGTTTTCAGACGTTTTTACCGAGGTTGCTGAACAAAATCCAGACATACACTTTATAACGATACATGGAGAATCAAAATATCCTAATCAATCTGTCTATACTTTTGATCAAGGAGAAATTGAATATTTTGCTGCTTTAGCTTCTAGTTTAGTCACAAAAAGTAACAAAATTGCTTTAATAGATGCTTTTGATGCTAGAGAAAAAAATCCTGAGTTTGAAAATGGATTGAAGTATTACAAGCCGGAAGCAACGTTTTATTATCGATATGTGGATAGTCGTGACGACGGAGAAAAAGCTGTGCAAATCTTTCGTGAATTAATTAATGAGGGCGTGGACGTGGTCTACAGCAAAGGAAACTCTTATAATAGGGAAATTATAAATTTGGCTAAAAAAGAAAATATCCATGTGATAGGTTATCTTGATGATCAATCATATATGGGGAAAGACCATGTCGTAACGAGTGTTTTGAATGATGTTTCACAAGCGTATGTTGCGATTATGGAAGATTATTTCAGTGAAGATGGAATACCACATGGTAAAGTGATGTTAGGGGCAAATCATGGTGTATATGGCTTAGCTCCCTTTGGGCCGATGTTGACTGAAGAAGAAAAAGAAATGATTAAAAAAGAGATGGAAAAGTATGAGAAAGGAAAGCTAGTTTTTCCTTAA
- a CDS encoding Cof-type HAD-IIB family hydrolase — MTSLIAIDLDGTLLNSKNEISLENIQAIKEAQNAGIEIVIATGRAHFDVQAIFKDTDIKTWIIAANGATIYDPEGNLYHHQPIDPTTAYKVLHSLEQDGFYYEVFSSSCIYTPNNGRKLLQIEIDRIQSANPDVSIHHLEEALSKQFSQTGFTFIDSYKNIEEADTPVYNILAFSFFEEKLKVGWSKYGQIEGLTIVSSANHNFELEHQNASKGIALELLSEKLGIALEHTAAIGDSMNDLSMLSRAGVGIAMGNAKNSIKEVADLVTVTNDENGVAHFIQSVLSNV, encoded by the coding sequence ATGACTAGCCTTATAGCTATTGACCTTGATGGAACATTGCTAAATAGTAAGAATGAAATCAGCCTTGAAAATATCCAAGCGATAAAAGAAGCACAAAATGCTGGTATTGAAATTGTTATTGCAACAGGTCGTGCCCATTTTGATGTTCAGGCAATTTTTAAGGATACAGACATTAAAACATGGATCATTGCAGCGAACGGAGCAACAATCTATGATCCAGAAGGTAATCTTTATCACCATCAACCAATTGACCCTACAACTGCCTATAAAGTGCTACATTCATTGGAACAGGATGGCTTTTACTACGAGGTTTTTAGTTCTTCTTGTATTTATACTCCTAATAATGGGCGAAAGCTATTACAGATTGAAATAGATCGAATCCAAAGTGCTAATCCTGATGTTTCTATTCATCATTTAGAGGAAGCCTTATCAAAGCAATTTAGTCAAACAGGATTTACATTTATTGATTCATATAAAAATATTGAAGAAGCTGACACACCAGTTTATAACATTCTTGCATTTTCATTTTTTGAGGAGAAATTAAAAGTAGGCTGGTCAAAATATGGCCAAATTGAAGGTCTTACGATTGTGTCCTCAGCAAATCATAACTTTGAACTAGAGCATCAGAATGCATCAAAGGGAATTGCTCTTGAATTACTATCTGAAAAGCTTGGTATTGCTTTAGAACATACTGCAGCAATTGGAGATAGCATGAATGACCTCTCCATGCTATCTCGTGCAGGAGTAGGTATTGCTATGGGCAATGCAAAAAATTCTATTAAAGAAGTAGCAGATTTGGTGACAGTAACAAATGATGAAAATGGTGTAGCTCACTTTATTCAATCTGTTTTAAGCAACGTATAA
- a CDS encoding excisionase family DNA-binding protein, with product MYLTLKETAEYLSLSEDQIENLILEKKIRALFDGEQYLINKDQFKTHFEQLEKYKALIEEYLKEPIPEDIDVKDED from the coding sequence ATGTACTTAACATTAAAAGAAACAGCAGAGTATCTCTCATTGTCTGAAGATCAAATTGAAAATCTGATACTTGAAAAGAAGATAAGAGCGCTTTTTGATGGTGAACAATATCTAATCAATAAAGATCAATTTAAAACTCATTTTGAGCAGTTGGAAAAATATAAAGCTCTAATTGAAGAATACTTAAAAGAACCAATACCAGAAGATATAGATGTAAAAGATGAGGATTAA
- a CDS encoding response regulator, with product MINVLIVEDDPMVAEFNKRYLEQVDGFLLVNIANSVKEALDVIEEKNVDLLLLDVFMPGENGLSLLRKVREEKQDIDAILITAASDVEKIQEALRNGVVDYLIKPFEFDRFEQALRTYRDQYFYLKRQRTINQEELDQLLLVKEENNNQGILKPLPKGLSRKTLVTVLEAVKQQGKAPFSTDVIAEVTEISRVSVRKYLKFLNDIRVIDETLTYGIGRPLYSYIYNADKQYLLDGYE from the coding sequence GTGATTAATGTTTTAATAGTTGAAGATGATCCAATGGTTGCAGAATTTAACAAGCGATATTTAGAGCAAGTAGATGGTTTTTTATTAGTGAATATCGCAAACAGTGTGAAGGAAGCTTTAGATGTTATTGAGGAAAAAAATGTGGACCTTCTTCTCTTAGACGTATTTATGCCGGGAGAAAATGGTTTATCTTTACTCAGAAAAGTTAGAGAAGAAAAACAAGATATTGATGCCATACTTATTACAGCTGCTTCTGATGTTGAGAAAATTCAAGAAGCTCTTAGAAATGGTGTGGTCGATTACTTAATTAAGCCTTTTGAATTTGATCGGTTTGAACAGGCTCTAAGGACTTACCGAGATCAATATTTTTATTTAAAAAGGCAAAGAACGATTAATCAAGAGGAACTTGATCAGCTTTTATTAGTAAAAGAAGAGAATAATAATCAAGGTATTTTAAAGCCTCTACCAAAAGGGTTATCAAGAAAAACTCTTGTTACGGTTCTTGAAGCTGTAAAACAACAGGGGAAAGCACCCTTTTCTACGGATGTTATCGCAGAGGTGACGGAGATATCGAGAGTTTCTGTTAGGAAATATTTAAAGTTTCTAAATGATATTAGAGTTATTGATGAGACATTAACATACGGCATTGGGAGACCTCTATATTCCTATATATATAATGCTGACAAACAATATTTGCTTGATGGATATGAATAA
- a CDS encoding sulfite exporter TauE/SafE family protein encodes MRKLLIFAIVGFFAQLIDGALGMAYGLTSTSLLLAFGVAPAVASASIHMSEIATTAVSGISHYKFGNVDKKMAITLMIPGAISAFIGAAFLSSLPGHLIKPYISIFLMIMGIYVLSRFLFKWNPKQEKQKTSAWYLIPLGAIAGFFDSVGGGGWGPINTPALLSRKGAVPSKVIGTVDTSEFAVTTASTLGFIIFLGWEQFNYVWVAAFVIGGVIAAPIAAYLVRIIPSYLLGVVVGGFIILTNLNTVLDTFGTTGSLKIVVYSILFIAWIVAIVRSFQRNSRLDKLHKVS; translated from the coding sequence ATGAGAAAACTACTTATCTTTGCGATCGTCGGTTTTTTTGCACAATTAATTGATGGTGCTCTTGGAATGGCTTATGGACTAACATCAACTTCACTTTTATTAGCTTTTGGGGTTGCCCCTGCAGTAGCATCAGCATCCATTCATATGTCTGAAATCGCTACAACTGCTGTTTCAGGTATATCTCATTATAAGTTTGGAAATGTAGATAAAAAAATGGCCATAACTTTAATGATTCCTGGAGCAATCAGTGCTTTTATCGGTGCTGCATTTTTAAGTAGCCTTCCGGGTCATCTAATAAAACCTTATATTTCAATCTTCTTAATGATTATGGGGATTTATGTATTAAGTCGTTTTCTATTCAAGTGGAACCCAAAACAGGAGAAGCAAAAAACATCTGCGTGGTATTTAATTCCTCTTGGTGCTATCGCTGGCTTCTTTGATTCTGTAGGAGGTGGCGGTTGGGGTCCAATAAACACCCCAGCATTATTATCTAGAAAAGGTGCAGTTCCAAGCAAAGTAATTGGGACTGTAGATACTAGTGAATTTGCTGTTACTACTGCATCCACTTTGGGTTTTATCATTTTTCTAGGCTGGGAACAATTTAACTATGTGTGGGTTGCTGCTTTTGTAATTGGAGGTGTGATCGCTGCTCCTATTGCAGCCTATCTAGTCCGTATTATCCCTTCATACTTACTAGGAGTAGTTGTAGGTGGATTTATCATTTTAACAAACCTAAATACTGTACTGGATACATTTGGCACTACAGGTAGCCTAAAGATTGTTGTTTATTCAATTCTTTTCATTGCTTGGATAGTAGCTATCGTGCGGAGTTTTCAAAGAAATAGTCGTTTAGACAAATTACACAAGGTATCTTAA